A stretch of DNA from Candidatus Atribacteria bacterium:
GGCTGGTAAGGAGTATAGCAGGTCCAAAATTCTTCTCTTTGCATGAGAAATTTTACTGCTTCAGGAATATAGTGATAGTAAGAACCGGCGCCCAACAAAGACTTCATCGAGTAGAAATCAGCATTTTTCTTGGCAATATGAAAAATTTTATCTTCTAATCCTTGTTCTGATATTGCCTCTGGAATATTTAATTTATCTTTTAATCGGAGATTTTTAGGAATATTTTCAATTAGATCTTCAAAAGAAGAAACCCCTATCTCTTTCAGCATTTCCTTTTTCTGTTCTTTAGTTGCAGGGATGTATCTCATATTTATAATACCTCTATTCTTTTATTCTTTTCGATATTCAGAATATTCTTGAGCACTCATCAGGTTTTTTAGCTCATCCTTATTTTCTATTCTTATTTTAGCAATCCAACCTTCAAGGTAAGGTTCTTTATTGATAATAGAAGCGTCTTCAATAACCTTTATGTTGATCTCAGTCACTTCACCGCTTACCGGGATTTTTATATCAGATACAGCTTTTACCGATTCAATAGTTGTTAAGGTGTCATTTTGTTTCAAGTTGGTTCCTTTTTTAATTTTCTCCAGGTAAACAATATCTCCCAACTGGTCCTGAGCATAATCAGTAATTCCTATTGTACCAATACTATCTTCTACTTTTAACCATTCGTCACTCTTGGTATAATATAA
This window harbors:
- the gcvH gene encoding glycine cleavage system protein GcvH is translated as MANKVIENLYYTKSDEWLKVEDSIGTIGITDYAQDQLGDIVYLEKIKKGTNLKQNDTLTTIESVKAVSDIKIPVSGEVTEINIKVIEDASIINKEPYLEGWIAKIRIENKDELKNLMSAQEYSEYRKE